The following are encoded together in the Desulfococcus multivorans genome:
- a CDS encoding SIS domain-containing protein codes for MCGIAGIVSIKQKPTDNSVVDPTAFRNAVDRIEQTGLSACKDGDLDLSTHYLGGSDLISSLWSTVTAWKKDGPFFKIFSDKKLQEDLFKTGTRLSDIIDREDRTLTARLGLLPTAETDILSDHLERTKDIAWCLSAEIEENIRKTKDLFHRSTAPEEIVTIFKRVNTVLNSIDRLEVRGRDSAGISLLFTLDMPVYDAFMNTLDKANFLDIFQQRIGKAVLANGSISIHEGADEAETPHKAVAFTYKVAAEIGRLGDNVAFLRTQIKNDAILQALVNFSHRSYTVSSHTRWASVGAISEPNCHPVDNITVGANGNLPIFHVCLNGDIDNHIELREEFEKRGYIIPSEITTDTKIIPVRIQAYMEEGHSMTEAFRLSVNDFEGSHAIILHTDLAPGKLFLAQRGSGQAIFVGLADDHYMAASEVYGFIEQTPRYLKLDGEKVVEGHNGKTQGQIFILDQFSEGGLAGIQAMAYDGSPVSLAPSDIKTTRITTRDIDRQSFAHYFLKEISESPASVEKTLLNRWRVIENDDGRRCEIVLDEKVIPASVRKALSENTIRKIFFVGQGTAGVAAQACADILAHYMADPNIQIAALKASEMSGFRLQDDGPGLEDTLVVAISQSGTTTDTNRTVDMVRERGALTLAIVNRRDSDLTFKVDGVMYTSSGRDIEMSVASTKAFYSQIVAGALLNLYLAHLKGRRGSDFVTREVEALLALPGHMRKILAMREQMALSARRRAVTRTYWAAVGSGPNKTSADEIRIKLSELCYKTISSDYVEDKKHIDLSSEPLIIVCAAGTRETVLGDIIKDTAIFKAHKAVPIVIASEGENRFTPYAADVFHVPTVSEHLAPIVNTLVGHIWGYYAALSINEGSRFLYDFRKDVQKSIDDAAKNGLDVYELILEKSFREKMAEFYTAYRRRRNENRFTFSMGLGNASDLTLLLKYLSGRLPVTDFEIDFELKGTARNMLETLFKCLGEGINAMARPIDAIKHQAKTVTVGTSRISEKIEGMLFDLIEANGFKVSQLIPSNVMVLKNLQEIISQVRGLTLYQIEGLNLLGEPLDSTTITVVKREGSSMAIASRVDRDRRLQGTKRTIVQKGNVYIGKGRKDNRSILCIPLTSRRSTSGSRIEFLLLLHIDFKQNIPLAAKVKALGGKYDHLKNIVLENNVEWHDIYLNKVDTADLFGLSAEKVAETIVAGIA; via the coding sequence ATGTGCGGAATCGCCGGAATCGTTTCCATCAAACAAAAACCGACAGACAATTCGGTCGTCGATCCTACAGCCTTCCGTAATGCCGTCGACCGGATCGAACAAACAGGGCTTTCCGCCTGCAAGGACGGTGACCTGGACCTGTCGACCCACTACCTGGGCGGATCCGACCTTATTTCTAGCCTATGGTCCACCGTCACCGCATGGAAAAAGGATGGTCCTTTTTTCAAGATCTTCTCCGACAAAAAGCTTCAGGAAGATCTTTTCAAGACAGGAACGCGCCTCTCCGACATCATCGACCGGGAGGATCGGACATTGACGGCACGGCTGGGCCTGCTGCCCACCGCGGAAACAGACATTCTATCGGACCATCTGGAGCGGACCAAGGACATCGCCTGGTGTCTCTCTGCTGAGATTGAAGAAAATATCCGAAAAACAAAGGATCTGTTTCACCGTTCCACCGCCCCGGAGGAGATTGTCACCATTTTCAAACGCGTCAACACCGTTCTGAACAGCATCGACCGGCTGGAAGTTCGAGGTCGAGACTCCGCAGGCATCTCCCTCTTGTTCACCCTCGACATGCCCGTCTACGACGCATTCATGAACACCCTGGACAAGGCCAATTTTCTTGACATCTTCCAACAACGAATCGGAAAGGCAGTGCTGGCCAACGGCAGCATTTCGATTCACGAGGGGGCTGATGAAGCCGAAACCCCGCACAAAGCGGTGGCTTTCACATACAAGGTCGCGGCCGAAATCGGCCGGCTGGGCGACAACGTCGCTTTCCTGCGCACCCAGATCAAGAACGACGCCATCCTCCAGGCCCTGGTCAATTTTTCTCACCGCAGCTACACCGTCTCCTCCCATACCCGATGGGCCTCGGTGGGCGCCATCAGCGAACCCAACTGTCACCCGGTCGACAATATCACAGTGGGTGCCAACGGCAACCTGCCCATCTTTCACGTCTGTCTCAACGGTGATATCGACAACCACATCGAGCTCAGGGAGGAATTTGAAAAGCGCGGATACATAATCCCCTCAGAGATCACCACAGACACCAAGATTATCCCTGTCAGGATCCAGGCCTACATGGAAGAGGGGCATTCCATGACCGAAGCGTTTCGCCTTTCGGTGAACGATTTCGAAGGCTCCCACGCCATCATCCTCCACACGGATCTCGCGCCCGGAAAGCTCTTTCTGGCCCAGCGCGGCAGCGGCCAGGCCATCTTCGTGGGGCTTGCCGACGATCATTACATGGCGGCCTCCGAGGTTTACGGATTCATCGAGCAAACTCCGAGATACCTCAAACTGGACGGTGAGAAGGTGGTAGAGGGACATAACGGAAAAACCCAGGGGCAGATCTTCATCCTGGATCAGTTTTCCGAAGGCGGTCTGGCCGGCATCCAGGCCATGGCTTATGACGGATCCCCCGTTAGCCTGGCGCCGTCGGACATCAAGACCACCCGCATTACCACCCGAGACATCGATCGGCAATCTTTTGCCCACTATTTCCTGAAAGAAATTTCCGAATCCCCGGCCTCCGTAGAAAAAACCCTCCTGAACCGTTGGCGGGTCATCGAAAACGACGACGGCAGGCGATGCGAGATCGTATTGGACGAAAAGGTTATCCCCGCCTCCGTTCGGAAAGCGCTGTCGGAAAATACCATTCGAAAGATCTTTTTTGTCGGTCAGGGCACCGCAGGGGTGGCGGCTCAGGCCTGTGCCGATATCCTCGCCCATTACATGGCCGATCCGAATATTCAAATCGCAGCACTGAAAGCCTCGGAGATGAGCGGATTCAGGCTCCAGGACGACGGACCCGGCCTGGAAGACACGCTGGTGGTGGCCATCAGCCAGTCGGGCACCACCACCGATACGAATCGGACCGTTGACATGGTTCGGGAGCGGGGAGCCCTTACCCTGGCCATCGTCAACCGCCGGGATTCAGACCTCACCTTCAAGGTTGATGGTGTCATGTACACCAGCAGCGGTCGAGACATCGAAATGTCAGTGGCGTCCACCAAGGCGTTTTATTCCCAGATCGTCGCCGGCGCCCTCTTGAACCTCTACCTGGCCCATCTGAAGGGCCGACGCGGAAGCGATTTCGTGACGAGGGAGGTCGAGGCGCTGCTGGCGCTACCGGGCCACATGCGTAAAATCCTCGCCATGCGGGAACAGATGGCACTCTCTGCCCGACGCCGCGCCGTAACCCGGACCTATTGGGCCGCGGTGGGCAGCGGTCCGAACAAGACTTCGGCCGACGAGATCCGTATCAAGCTCAGTGAGCTCTGCTACAAAACCATCTCCTCCGATTACGTGGAAGACAAGAAGCATATCGATCTTTCCTCGGAGCCCCTGATCATCGTCTGCGCCGCCGGCACCCGTGAAACGGTCCTGGGCGACATCATCAAAGATACAGCCATTTTCAAGGCCCACAAGGCGGTACCCATCGTCATCGCCAGCGAGGGAGAGAACCGGTTCACCCCCTATGCCGCCGACGTCTTCCACGTTCCCACGGTGAGTGAGCACCTGGCTCCCATCGTCAATACCCTGGTCGGCCACATCTGGGGATACTACGCCGCCTTATCTATCAACGAGGGGTCACGGTTTCTCTATGATTTCCGGAAGGATGTTCAGAAAAGCATTGACGACGCCGCAAAAAACGGGCTCGATGTCTACGAACTCATTCTGGAAAAAAGCTTCAGGGAGAAAATGGCCGAGTTCTACACCGCCTACCGCCGTCGCCGGAATGAGAACAGATTTACCTTCTCCATGGGACTCGGCAACGCCTCCGACCTGACCCTGCTTCTCAAATATCTGTCAGGGCGACTTCCCGTGACGGATTTCGAGATCGATTTCGAGCTCAAGGGCACTGCCCGAAACATGTTGGAAACCCTCTTCAAATGCCTGGGAGAGGGAATCAACGCCATGGCGCGGCCCATTGACGCCATCAAACACCAGGCCAAGACCGTGACCGTCGGCACCAGTCGGATCAGCGAAAAGATCGAGGGCATGCTTTTCGACCTGATCGAGGCCAACGGTTTCAAGGTTTCCCAACTGATCCCCAGCAACGTCATGGTCCTGAAAAATCTGCAGGAGATCATCTCCCAGGTCCGCGGGCTAACCCTTTACCAGATCGAGGGACTGAACCTGCTGGGCGAGCCTCTCGACAGCACCACGATCACCGTTGTTAAACGGGAAGGCTCTTCAATGGCCATTGCATCACGGGTGGATCGGGACCGGCGGCTTCAGGGCACCAAGCGAACCATCGTTCAGAAGGGCAACGTTTATATCGGTAAGGGACGAAAGGATAACCGCAGTATACTCTGTATCCCCTTGACTTCACGGCGGTCGACATCGGGCAGCCGGATCGAGTTTCTTCTGCTTCTCCACATCGATTTCAAGCAAAACATACCCTTGGCCGCAAAGGTAAAGGCTCTTGGTGGAAAATACGACCATCTGAAGAACATCGTTCTCGAAAACAACGTGGAGTGGCACGACATCTATCTCAACAAGGTGGATACCGCCGACCTGTTTGGCTTGTCGGCTGAAAAAGTGGCGGAAACCATCGTCGCAGGCATCGCCTGA
- a CDS encoding ASKHA domain-containing protein: MSDLFKIRFEPMGLAVAVSGTDSTIMEAALIYGLPMRFDCGGKGVCGKCLVVTEPPENMGPITDAERRILSPEQLKEGQRLACQAVVRGHVRVTVPEQMIDSSEVRGKDGVSGSYAANPLVSRIFLPKTTPPEPMDGRSATLESWILDRAAAVCDRGLTFRNRHALGQAGLPDQCTGEVTLAVHEVHGVTAVLTGRRPASLGIAFDLGTTTLAAYLCDLKDGRVLTTASAVNPQRRFGEDVISRIAYANRSAAGFRQMQGLILDAVNGLIEQCIAAAKFHLEDVDEVTVVGNTTMLQIFAGFHPSSLGVTPYLPVAREFPHFNAADLSLSLNPGTPVHILPVVSGFVGGDTMGAALADGPYHRDGVTLIIDIGTNGEVMLSTPSGLWATSCATGPALEGAQISCGMRAVSGAVYKVEPGPDKGVRCHILGDPGTRPLGLCGSGVIDAVAVLRRQGAIEPSGRFNAGAPGVVCDENGLGRRFVLIPAEDSGSGREIFLSLKDVRSLQLAKAALSVGIEFLMREAGIQRVDRTVLTGAFGARFDWKNAALIGMLPQGAFDGEVYPLDNLAGVGAIMALVNRDRREEVSRISREVRFIELAGDSAFALQFARATGFPILDAAYDALL; the protein is encoded by the coding sequence ATGTCGGATTTATTCAAGATCAGGTTTGAGCCCATGGGGCTTGCGGTAGCGGTGTCGGGAACCGATTCGACCATCATGGAGGCAGCTCTCATCTACGGCCTTCCCATGCGCTTCGATTGTGGCGGGAAAGGTGTTTGCGGAAAATGTCTCGTGGTGACCGAGCCACCCGAAAATATGGGCCCCATTACCGACGCTGAGCGACGGATTCTTTCACCGGAACAGCTGAAGGAGGGTCAGCGCCTTGCATGCCAGGCGGTGGTCAGAGGCCATGTCCGGGTGACGGTCCCGGAACAGATGATCGACAGTTCAGAGGTTCGGGGTAAGGACGGCGTATCGGGCAGCTATGCTGCCAATCCATTGGTTTCACGTATATTTCTTCCAAAAACGACCCCGCCTGAGCCGATGGACGGACGTTCGGCCACGCTCGAGAGCTGGATATTGGACCGTGCTGCAGCCGTATGCGACCGGGGGTTGACCTTTCGAAACCGTCATGCCCTGGGCCAGGCCGGCCTGCCGGACCAGTGCACCGGTGAGGTCACACTGGCGGTCCATGAGGTTCACGGCGTTACGGCGGTCTTAACGGGTCGCCGCCCGGCAAGCCTGGGCATCGCCTTTGACCTGGGGACGACGACGCTGGCGGCATACCTATGCGACTTGAAGGACGGCCGGGTGCTGACAACGGCCTCGGCGGTCAATCCCCAGCGGCGATTCGGGGAGGATGTTATCAGCCGTATCGCCTATGCCAACCGGTCGGCGGCGGGGTTTCGCCAGATGCAGGGCTTGATCCTCGATGCAGTGAACGGATTGATCGAGCAATGTATCGCCGCGGCGAAGTTTCATCTCGAGGACGTGGATGAGGTGACGGTGGTGGGCAACACGACCATGCTGCAGATATTTGCAGGGTTCCATCCCTCAAGCCTCGGGGTCACGCCTTATTTGCCGGTGGCGCGCGAGTTTCCTCATTTCAATGCTGCCGACCTGAGCCTATCCCTCAATCCCGGGACACCTGTTCACATCCTGCCGGTGGTGTCGGGTTTCGTAGGGGGGGATACCATGGGCGCTGCACTGGCCGACGGACCCTATCACCGGGATGGCGTCACTCTCATCATTGACATCGGGACCAACGGGGAGGTGATGCTTTCCACCCCATCGGGTCTGTGGGCGACGAGCTGCGCAACCGGGCCCGCTCTGGAAGGCGCCCAGATATCCTGTGGTATGCGAGCGGTTTCCGGAGCCGTCTACAAGGTCGAACCCGGTCCGGACAAGGGCGTTCGTTGTCATATCCTGGGAGATCCGGGAACGCGGCCACTGGGGCTGTGCGGCTCCGGCGTGATCGATGCCGTGGCGGTGCTTCGGCGACAGGGCGCCATCGAGCCTTCCGGCCGGTTCAACGCCGGGGCGCCGGGAGTGGTCTGCGATGAGAATGGCCTCGGTCGCCGGTTCGTGCTGATCCCTGCCGAGGATTCCGGCTCCGGCAGGGAGATTTTCCTGTCGCTCAAGGATGTAAGGTCGCTTCAGCTTGCCAAGGCGGCCCTTTCGGTGGGCATTGAGTTTCTCATGCGGGAGGCGGGTATCCAACGGGTGGACCGGACTGTCCTGACCGGCGCTTTCGGTGCCCGTTTCGACTGGAAAAACGCCGCTCTCATCGGTATGCTTCCCCAGGGCGCTTTCGACGGAGAGGTGTACCCTTTGGACAACCTGGCCGGTGTGGGTGCGATCATGGCGCTCGTGAACCGGGATCGGCGTGAAGAGGTTTCCCGCATCAGTCGAGAGGTCCGTTTCATCGAGCTCGCCGGCGATTCGGCATTCGCCCTGCAATTTGCCCGAGCCACCGGCTTCCCGATTCTTGACGCGGCTTATGATGCCCTGCTCTGA
- a CDS encoding iron-containing alcohol dehydrogenase family protein, giving the protein MFRNFKMVSQVVFGRGCFNQLSDILSVQRKKGASFAVFIVDHIFENRPLRDRIPAEGRDMVIWADTTDEPKTTEVDRLTAMVRAQANSLPDAVVGIGGGSVMDLAKAVSLMLTNPGSAADYQGWDLIKNPAVYHAGIPTLSGTGAEVSRTTVLTGPVKKLGINSDHTVFDQIVLDPDLLEGVPTDQWFYTGMDCYIHCVESLKGTYLNAFSQAYGEKAMALCREVFLGDPPDREDKLMMASYCGGMSIAYSQVGVCHALSYGLSFVLGLHHGIGNCVAFDVLEEFYPDEVNEFRRMMEKHDVRLPRNLVQGVDDKGLEKMVDVALVLEPLWENALGKNWKTIMTRDKIRQLYRRM; this is encoded by the coding sequence ATGTTTCGTAATTTCAAGATGGTCTCCCAAGTCGTCTTCGGTCGGGGCTGTTTCAATCAATTGTCGGATATTCTGTCGGTTCAGCGAAAAAAAGGGGCGTCGTTCGCGGTTTTCATCGTTGATCACATCTTTGAAAATCGACCGCTCAGAGATCGAATTCCCGCCGAAGGGCGGGATATGGTCATCTGGGCCGACACCACCGACGAACCCAAGACCACTGAAGTCGACCGGTTAACGGCAATGGTTCGAGCGCAAGCGAACAGCCTGCCGGATGCCGTGGTGGGCATCGGCGGCGGCAGCGTCATGGATCTGGCCAAGGCCGTATCGCTCATGCTCACCAACCCGGGGTCGGCCGCCGATTACCAGGGATGGGACCTGATCAAAAACCCGGCGGTCTATCACGCGGGGATTCCCACCCTGTCGGGTACGGGGGCGGAGGTATCCCGCACGACGGTGCTCACCGGACCTGTCAAAAAACTGGGCATCAACTCCGATCATACCGTCTTCGATCAAATTGTTCTGGACCCCGATCTCCTGGAGGGTGTTCCGACGGATCAGTGGTTCTACACGGGAATGGACTGCTACATCCATTGCGTGGAATCGCTCAAAGGAACCTATCTCAACGCCTTCAGCCAAGCCTACGGTGAAAAGGCCATGGCGTTGTGTCGGGAGGTTTTCCTCGGGGATCCCCCTGATCGGGAAGACAAGCTGATGATGGCCTCCTACTGCGGGGGCATGAGCATCGCCTATTCCCAGGTAGGCGTATGCCATGCCCTCTCCTATGGTCTCTCCTTCGTCCTGGGCCTCCATCACGGCATCGGAAACTGCGTGGCCTTCGACGTTCTGGAGGAATTCTACCCCGACGAGGTGAACGAATTCCGTCGCATGATGGAAAAACACGACGTCCGCTTGCCCCGAAATCTCGTTCAGGGTGTCGACGACAAGGGACTTGAAAAAATGGTCGATGTAGCGCTGGTCCTGGAACCGTTGTGGGAAAACGCCTTGGGCAAAAACTGGAAAACGATCATGACCCGGGACAAAATCAGACAACTCTACCGAAGGATGTGA